The DNA segment TCATCAACATATAAGTATTGATGCCAGCAGCGGCGATCAGGATTATTACGATGACTGCCGAATTTGTTGTAATCCCATCCACCTGCGTTTACATGTGGATGATGCCCGCCGAACCATAGAGTTATATATTGACTCGGACGACGAGCAAATTTACTAGGCATGTTAATTAAGATTGGCCGCTAAAACGTTTGGCCAGCACGCGCTCGACGGTGTCGACGATCGCTTGGGTTTGGCTGTCAATTTCGATATTTAACTCATCTCCAACCTGACACTGGCCTAAATTGGTCAATTTGAGGGTTTCTGGGATCAAGTGCAGCATAAAACTGCTTTCGGTCACCTCGCCTACCGTTAAGCTGCAACCGTTTACCCCGACAAAGCCTTTATAAAGGATATAGTTCATCCATTTGGGCTCGACACTTAAGGTTAGATCATAATGCTGCTCGGTATGACTAATGTGGCTAACTTTCGCCTTAGTATGAATGTGTCCCGAGAGGATATGGCCGCCGATTTCGCTGCCGAACGTCAAAGAACGCTCAATGTTCACCCGCTGGCCAACGGTCAAATTGGCAAGGTTTGTCAACCTTAAGGTCTCTTCCACTACATCGAAAAATACCCTATCATCAACGACCTGAGTCACCGTCAGACATACCCCGTTATTTGCCACACTTGCACCAATCGCAAGTCCCTCATGCAAATCAGGTTTAAACGCTACCTCAAGGGTATTTAGGCCATCTTTCTTATGTATTGCAACCACCTCGCAGGTGGCTTGAACTATACCAGTAAACATTTTTTGCTCGCTTATTCGTTAAAGGCTGTATTTATGAATCATTCAGGCTTTCAGGCCAAACGCTTAATTCAACTCGCACTCCCAGTGTTGATCGCCCAAGTGACACAAACCATGATGGGGTTTATCGATACTGTCATGGCGGGCCGCGTCAGTGCTGTCGATATGGCCGCCGTGGCCGTAGGAACCAGTCTTTGGTTACCCGCCATCTTATTTGTCCAAGGGCTGCTGATGGCCTTTACGCCGTTATTTGCCCATCACAATGGCGCAAACAATCAGAAAGCCATTCAACCGCTGGCGTTTCAAGGCGCTTATCTGGCCTTAATTGGTGGTATTGGCGTGATGGTGTTTCTCGCATCCGCGCCACTCGTGCTCAGCCATATGAATTTAGAGCCCCAATTGTACAACTTAACCAT comes from the Shewanella seohaensis genome and includes:
- a CDS encoding CPXCG motif-containing cysteine-rich protein yields the protein MRIMNKVIACPHCGHHQHISIDASSGDQDYYDDCRICCNPIHLRLHVDDARRTIELYIDSDDEQIY
- a CDS encoding riboflavin synthase gives rise to the protein MFTGIVQATCEVVAIHKKDGLNTLEVAFKPDLHEGLAIGASVANNGVCLTVTQVVDDRVFFDVVEETLRLTNLANLTVGQRVNIERSLTFGSEIGGHILSGHIHTKAKVSHISHTEQHYDLTLSVEPKWMNYILYKGFVGVNGCSLTVGEVTESSFMLHLIPETLKLTNLGQCQVGDELNIEIDSQTQAIVDTVERVLAKRFSGQS